ACCTGCAGGACAAGAGCTGTTGACTTAATAACAAAGCCTGCTAAGACAAGACGTAGTTTTGCCGGCGGGAAGTTGTGTTACTGTGAAACCGCTGCTGCAACATTTGTTTTAAACACAGTGGTGAGATTTTGCTTTATCGTCATTACGGATACTGAGGTGTCCCTGTTAAATTGATAAACAGTcatgatttattttcatatttacgtGCGGCACAACAAGTGGACCCTTTGATGCTTTCTGCGTGTGTAGATGGGATGTAATCACATGGCTTCATCTTCGTTTTTCTCTTTCACTCAACCGCTTTCCCCTCTTGACCCTCATTTGTCATCTTGGGTGACGCCGGTGTCTCTTTAGTCTAACTCACTGCTCAATTACTTTACAACATGTGTACATTATTTTACAACATCGGGGcctatggtgttttttttccccctcctgtcATTAGGAGAAGATTATAACATAACTTAATCCTTTAATAACATTCATTAGAGTTTTGTGATGCTGAATTTATCTAATTAAATGAAAATGCAACATAAAGAGGAACATATGCTTCACGGGTATACTTGAATGTGATGACAAATGACATTTGGATGAATATAGATTTCTGTAATTAATGAATAAGCACTCCTACTTGTGCCAGTTAGGCAACTATTAAACCCTGCAGGTTTATGATATCATTAAAGTCTATTTCATATAATTGAAGCGCCGCTGGACTGTGACGTTGCGAGCTACGTGATGACCCGTATCGGCATCAGCGTTCATGAATATTCAAGCTTCCCTTTGTTGCTCCGGCATCACTGGTGTGAACATCAGGTTAATTACCATGACCCCGTCGCTTGCAAATCATCAATTAAGACCACATCCCCTCTAGTTACATTAAAATAGTCCCAAAGTAGACGGAAATAATCAGTCAGTGATGTCTTTCAAACTTGCCAACAACCCTTTTTTAAGGGCATATGACTCATTACATACAATTTAaacaaaaggttaaaaaaatcCATGTTCTCCGTTGTAGTGGGAAGAGTTTGCAGAAGGCCAGTTTCTGTGTCGCAGTGCTCAAAGTCCATAAATGCATAGTTGGGTGACTTTGCTGTGGAAGAACTTGAGGGCACAACCTCATTCATTTTAGGATGAACGACAAAGAAAGATGCTATAGATCGACTCTCCAGGTGTCCCAATACATTTGACCATATAATCCATATTTAGACTCATTAAATCGCCAATAACAAGCACTACTCCTTTCACAAAGGAACAAAGCAGTCTTTGTTTTATAACAAAGTAAGTGATTCTCTCATCAACTGATAAGGAgcgttcattttctttttcgatGGAACATCTGCCAAAATTAATTTCACGATCGGTCATTCTGTCACCGCAGCCATGCTTGGTTAAGCCACCGAGAGCGACGGAGGTAAAGGGCAGTATGTTTTTTTCCGAGGCCATTTAGATGAGCGGGGGTGTCACCGGAGAGAAGGACAAGGGCAGGaaaagaggggaggggagggggggggcacgtGTGCCATGCTGACACCTGGTGCTCCAGATGACGGCTCCAAGGCCAGATGGACCACattacatgcacacgcacgtccttacgcacacctacacacaaacacatactgtACACAATTACCATCACTTTGCCAACTAACGCTACATTTCTTCCGCCCGCTTTGGCCAAAATATTAACGTGCATGTGTAAGCAGGACGTGAGCAAACTGAAAATTCCCAAATGGAAGTTTTTCGACCTTAACCAACTCCTGCGGTAGGTGATGGGTGAGGTTATGATTATGGTACACAGAGCTCACACCACCTGTCACAACTTCATTCCCCAACCTCAGATGCCGCTCACCTAAACCCCATCCGACACCATTAACAGATGAATCCAATGGCCGGTCGCTGTTTTAGGTgcttttataaataaacctattcatttattttaaatctatttatttattttattatttcatttttcatttcagtATATATacacttttaaaaaatttatttatttatttatttatttatttacttacttacttacttacttacttacttacttacttacttacttacttacttacttacttacttacttacttacttacttacttacttacttacttacttacttacttacttacttacttacttacttacttacttacttacttacttatttatttatttatttatttatttatttttgacatcATTGACACAATTCCTCATTTATGGGCCACACCTTCTTACCTCCAAAGCAGCAGAGGGCTTCTTTTTCAGTTCCTCACATTTTCGAAACTTGCAGATCTGATGGCCCGTCTTGCGATTCCGGCAGCTGCTACACTGCTCACAGTTAATCCGCCGCCGGCAAGGTGGGCACATGCCACAACGTTTTCGCTTCTTTTTCCCGGAGTTGATAGCGGAGGCCAGCTCGTTCTGCGCCGGGTATTCGGTCAGGCCGGCCATGTGCAGCGCGCTGTCCGCGAGAAACACTCCAGCCGGCGTCATGATGAAAAGGCCCGGGTTGAAGGGGAAGCCGCCCCCTACTCCATATGGGAAGTCAACAGGACCACCTACGGCGTCCGTGACAGACGTACCCTCCAAATCGCTAGCCCCCGAGCCCGCGTCTCCTCCGCCAACTCCCACTCCCATGCCCCCAGGCAGAAGCATGTGCTCCATACCGGCCCGCTTTAATAACGCGGCTGCCTGGGCAAAGTGCAGCAAGCCATTCTGTCCCTCCAGAACCTGTTCCAGGGTCCGGTCCAACTTGGCCGCTGCCAGTGCCGAGACGGTGGGCTGGGGTGGTGGAGGTGCTTGAGGCTTGGCCGTGTGGCTCTTTGTCTCACGGTTGTCTTTGTGTCCATTGGTGGTGGCGGAGGAGACCGCCGTGTACTGCGAAAGGGTGCGGGAGTTCTTAAGGCTCCTGTTTAAAGGGGCACTGATGATGCCGCTGCGGTTCCTGCGTTCTATAACAGGAGAGTCCTGTTTGCAGCTACCCCGCTCCAGGTCCTCAGTCCGGCCCCCCTGGGACAGCCTGCTCGACATGGTCCGGAGCGTATGCGCCGCCTGGGTTGGGGGTGAGGGAGGAAAGGGGGCAGGGACGAGCGAGGGGAACCTTTTCTTGGTCCGTTCTGTGCCCCCGGTGAGAGCGCCGCCACTCCTTGATGGACTAATCAGCCAACCGACAACAGACAGGCCTTCTGCCTGCTCGACAACTAAGCCCTCATCCACGTTCTTCCATGGGCCATCTGGAACCTTAACACATGGAGAGAAGAAAGCGGTGTGCTAATTAATCAAAATCCATTTCGGTTCATCAAATTACAACAATATCAACACATTCTTAAATGCATCTATTTGAAGTAATGAGACAGCATTAGTTAAACTAGCAAAACTAACAGGTATTAAAAAAACTGAGAAAATTAgtattagtaggggtgtaaaaaCAGCATAATGACTTTGTCGTTGTTATTTTACTAAATGAATGAATTTGTCAGTAGCTTACTAAAACTGTGGCGTTTTTGTTCAGACGTAAATCTCTCCAGTAAAAGATTGGGTACGTAGCTCGGTATATTTTAAAGAGGAACAATTCCATTTGGTTTGATTCAATGAGCTCGCATCGTATGAATCGATTTTTTTATCATACCCCTTCAGTTGAATTGTTTGAGATGATTCAACAATCATTACGTGCTCAATGACGTGTTCAATCTGACCAGCTAGAATAGATTCAACTAAAATATTTGGGTTTTAGTGAGACAATTGTGAGAGAGAAGAGCATTTGTCAAGCAGGTAGGGCGAGACTCCCCACTGGACACAGACTCATTCATCCACTTGGCCTGAGATTCCTGTGGCTGCTCATCTATGAAAAGGCAAACTATGCTCGTATTCTCCTGACCTGTCCGTGTTCACAAACAAGCACGCCACCTCCCACAGAAAAGCTGAGGAAATGGCCGGGCCATTCCTTATAAGGCAAACAAAGGGAAAAGGAGGGGGAGAGGACGGCGGGCGGAGGAGGGTGGGGTGAGCTGGGGGGGGTGTCTGTGCAGTGTGTGGAAATTGGAAGGCCAGAATTAGTGGGAGGTAAAGCTTCAAAGGCAAGAGCACAGCCCCCACATTCTCACCAGCTCAGGGGGATGTGGCGCCAGCGAACCAGAGCCAGCTCCACAGCCCCTCGGCCCCATAGTTTCAGTTTCTCCCACTACGCCACTGACCAGGGTCCGGTTTCCCCGAAGCATCTCGACGCTAATTGCATCTCCGCGCTGTTGCGGGTGAAAGCATAAAAGCGCTGCGAGTCATCACACAACGATACGTGCGGGTTTTATATAACAGGAGACAAGAAGACTTACACGTTTAGTGCTCATTCCCCAATACTTTCATGTAGTTAAAAGCAGCTAAGTGGTTATTGATAGACATTTGAATTTCACGCACTCCGAGTTGGGATCTGGCAGCTGCGCGTCTGTACAAGTAAATCGGGCGAGCTTGGGCACTTGCCCAGCACTATTTCTTGATTAATCAAGGCCTGGGAGAATATCCAGCTCTGATCCAGCCGCTTCATCAATGTTCTAAATACATTAAACGTGTTAAAAGCCTTGAGTGTTGCATGAGATTAATGAATTGGCATATAATCAATCACTAGAATAAATGAGTTCTCAAGTCATCTCCAAAGTGACAAAACTGGCAGTGAGGACCCATGAAAATACTTTCAAGAAAATCTCTGATCTAGTGTAATGGTTTTATTCCGACCGGTCAGCTGGCCAGCTGGCAGTCTATTCTTACCGAGCCGACCGCGTGATGACGCCATACTCGGTCTTCAAATGACACGTATTGTCACTGCGGTTGTTTGAGCCTTTTAATTGATAGTGTGGATATGACGCAGCACTTTAGATACTGCTGACTTGCTCTGCGACAGTCCGGGCAACACCTTCCGACTGACAACAACGCAGCGACACGTTGGCTCGAAAGATCCTCAGTAATTTCACAAATAGCTCGAATATTTGGAAGGTTGGAAACTAATGTGGCTGGTCTGAATAATCATGCGCATTTCACATGAGCCTTAGGTATTCATTATATTTAATGACCAGATATTTACTACCGCATTCTAATTATCTTAAAGACTTTATGACCTCAAGTGCTCTCTTTAAGTCCTTTTCAATACACAAGCATGCTCCCGTTGTAAATTATGGTCTCATTCACTTTACAGTAGACAATTTAGAAGATCATCTTTGATTTGTGGCTTTCCTGAGCTTGCTAGCTACCAAAGGGTCCCGTCAATTTGTTTAGGCGTAAAAATGATCATCTCTCAAGTGTGATTTTTAAAAGTGTTACAATTGAATTTTGTTAGTCTTTGGATCCATTTAAAGatccatttaaaaatatattattattattattattattatttacaacaCTTATTATCACAGTTTAGAGACATTTTTATCCACAACTCACCATGTTAACAACTCTATCATGTCTGTCTGGACAAAAATGATCTCGTATAAAACCCGTTACACTGCCCCCTACTGGCTTGGCATGCATACTACGGCATTATCACCTTTGTGAAGTTGTTATACAAGTctttaaagaaaaaaggaagTTATGAAAATCCATGCTAAGATGTTCATTCTGTTGCAGTCAAGTTGGAGCGAAAGAGCAGCACAGCGCATTGGTAGTGTTGAAATATTTGTGTATTTCATAAACACAATGTTCACACTTTGTGAGTGGTCACACGATTCTATCAGTCACAATCTCGGCACCATCAACCTTGAATGCGGGACGCAGTCTCGGACTGAACAACCTAGCGTCATTGCTTTTTCGATACTCTAGCCGCATCACTAGCTGAAGGTGTTACTGTCCTGACGTGAACTGTCCCTTAAACCACAAACGTCACTCCCGCGCTTCTAAATGCCAGATGAAACCAGATAATTTAGTAGCGTTTTGTACTTAAGGCCTTGTAACTCAATTTCCTGTATCACAGACTTGCTACCGTGCTTCATGTTCAAATTTACACCTCTGGTTGCTCCAAGTTGACAGCGGTGTAATTATTAGTCACATATAAAGCCCTCAAACTCTTGCGTGCTGCCTCAGCATTAAACAAAAGCATATTTGTTGTTTATGATCGTTTTCTAAAACTGAATTGTCAATATCTGATGAGTGTCAGTACAGGATTAGCGACAAGGCATACAGACCTAGATATAAATAGTAGAACTAGACACGTTCAATATGGGTCAATGACTAACCGCGTGACTCGACAAATGTGCAGATGGGTGTGGTCTAAAAGGTATGACGTGATCCGGGGATCAAAGCATCGCTGCAATTCAGGGACGCCACAGTTTATTTGTGTGACTTCTGGTCATGTCTGTGGACCAAACGGAATTAAGCAGATAAACTTTGATTAATTATATTGCTGAGGTACTTGAGTTCAACTGAAGTCAATTTGGTGTCTCGTTTTCCGAGtctctgtttttctttcttaattCTCCAAATTTTACATCTCCCAAATGGGGTTTCCTTGCTTTTTGATATATTTCTCTATTAGCTTGTTAGCTAAGTTAGCATTAGATCTTCAAACAACATATGTGGCTTTCTCCAAGAGTAGCGACTCCACCCACTACTCTAATTAACAACTCGTGTGTCAATTATTCCAAAACGTCAATTTGTTGTTTACGACATTTTCCTGCCAAACCGTTTCAGTTGCCAGGCAACCGGTGAAGGCTCCTGGAAGTTGCTGGTGGGCCAAGAAATACTCAGGTACATAACCCTTTGTGAAATAACTGCCAGCTTAAGGCAATGTCATCATACTCGCCACTTCCAAGTAGTATTTGCACAAATAATAGGATTGTATATGGCATAAACTGTATACTCGGGATAAAAACAATATCTAGAATACAAATATAACGATTGTTCTCCTAAAATGATATGTGGCAACCTTAATACATTTTCTCATcaaaacatttgactttttgAAGACTCAAGTCTGACCATCCAATCCTCCCCATAATGACACTGCAGCCGTTGTGGGCGTTCAGTTAATGACATGCTTGACTGATCAATAAGTGATGGACAAAAGCATACCAGGGAGTGCTTGTGTTTACATATTCCTCTATTGCCTTATCTCACCTTTTAATAATCACATCTTGGTTCAAGGCTATTAATTATTTGGCATGATAAAACTGTTGTATTGAACTAACATATTTTCAATTTGAACTGGGAATCAAACCCACATCCTTGAGCAAGGTTAAGCGACAACCATTTCAATCACGACTTCCTGACATTCTGATTGGACACTAAATAATGGTTATAATTTTCCTGCTACACGATGACATCATTGATTTCTTATGAAGTTTTGTTTCGCTTATTACATCTCAGCATATCATAACAATCCCTGATGCTATGAAACGTGCCCCCTAGTGGTTAGGAAAAGCACTTAAAGGATGTCATCAGAGCAATCAAAATGGTCTCCATGGTGTCTCTTTTAAGTTTCTGGCAGAAATAAGTAAAACAAGTCAAACTGTATAAATATGGTGTGAAGGAATAAAATAGCAAGACGGCATTAGTTTGGATCAGTGACTTTCTCAGTATTCACCCAGCTAGACAATTACCCTCCTCCGTGGCCACAATCTCTCGAGCATTTAGCAGTAAATGGAGGAACTGACGTCACTGCAGGCGCAGGTGGCGACTTATCGCAGTCagcatttcaaaacaaacagcagCGTTTTTCCCCCTTGCTACTCGACGCTGGTTCAGTCCGCCTAGAACTCTTGTGCAAGTGATTCAACTTGTGGAGACGCGGGATACTTTATGCATGAGCGCGTGCGATGCACAtaatgcaacacacacacacactaacacacgcacacactccgtAGACGCGCTGTCGACGACGAGCGCGTCACATTTTCAATTCCCCCCACCTCCTGCACAAACACAGGCAGAGGAAGTTAAAAAGCATGGCGACAACGATTATACGACGCGCACAGGCTCTATCCGGTAATGCGCCTCCTCCTGCATTTACGCACGCAAAGTTGGAGACGCACAACCCAGAGCTTGCATAAATATACTGCACCTGGTGGTGCGTTGAAGGACACCTGAGAACTTGCTCACGCTCGGACAAAAGCTCACCGATCCGTAGCCAAGAGAGAAGGTGCCATCTGGAATGCGAAGATACTGACTTCCTGGCTGTTTTTACGCACCATTAATGTTGGTTGGTTGTGTTTGAGGGGTTGACAAAACTCAACGTTTCCACACAGGGAATCGTTTAAGTTTTCAGTAGGTCACCATCACGCCGCGCGCATCcgtgccaccgccgccgccacatgGAAATAAAGGCGAGATTGTTCGTGACAAAGTGGGAGCAGCTCGTCAGCGGCGCCCTGACAACGCACCGTGCGAGTCGCTGGGAAATGAGCGCGCTTTTGTCTGGAGCACGGAAAGCGCATCTGCGGCACCGGCTCCCGCAGTGCCAGCTTGATCCAACATTTTTGGGGCTTTGCGGGGGAGATGACAGCCAACTTTTGGGACTTTAACAAAAGTCCGCCCCTCCGCCTCCAAACATCCATCCCACCCCTGCCGCACTTCCCATTCAATGTTATTTGTAAACACAAACTCGTATTATTGGCACCTACCAGAGCCGCTCCGAGCAGAGGAGGGTGAGGGGGGCTCCCACAGTCCGAGCGTTTCGTCTCTCAGTCTTGTCGTGCGCAATGGTGACAAAAAAACACCCAAAAGCAGCAAGGAACGACAAGcgtctccccctcctcctccttccacaAGTAGCCTACAGCAGCGTGTCCGTGTGATCGGAACAAACGACGAGAGAAATAAAAGCAACATTCACCGTCAGTTGTTTGGCAAAGGCGGACTTTCCGTGGGGCTCGGACGCATGGGTTCccccccagccagccagccttctCCGGTCCTCGCGATCCCACCTCTACAACCCCACTCGCCGAGAGGAACATGCAAACACGTTTCATAGATTTTTGGAGGTCGGAAGAAATCCCGAAGTGGACTTTTAGTGCCGCGCGACACAGGACACCGACTGCGTGTCATTGTTGCAGCATCTTTGAAAATGGCCActtcattaaaaatatttggaaCACAAGTTCCAAACCATTATGGATATGTTCCCAAGAATAAGCGCTGTGAAGAAGCGGCATACAAATGGATCATACCTAGTATatcaaaataaatgatttaaaagTAGATTtaaattgcaaaataaattaacaaGCAATCGTTTGCAACTCATAAACACTGAATTGAAACAGAATTTTGAAATAAATACCTGAAATATACACTATATGCTAAACTGAGATGCGCGTCATTTCCCTAAAACCGTGAACGAGTGAACTCACTTGAGCCGAATGTGATCCACTCCCCCGCCCAGACCTTCCTTTTTCTCTCCCAGTCTCTCGCCGAAGACTCCAGTCCGCCTCTTTGGACTGTCCCGAATGCTTGGCAGGCGTTCAGCCCAAGTGTGTGGACATGACACCGCCAGGGCGGCAGAGATTTTCCTTCGTTTCTCTCCTTCCCGATCGCAGACTGGCTGACATTGGCTAGAAAGTGGAGCAGCTCGTCAGGGACAATCAATGAGAATCGATCGAGCCGCGCGATGGAGGCTCCAGAGCTGGAACATAGCAgctgagggggagagagaggcgcgggagggggggggggtgtagtggacgtgtgagaggggggggggggggggggtaccaaCCGTGACAGTGGCCAACCACCCTccctgcaaacaaatattctcTGTGGCTCGTAAACATGACACTCACTTGGCAAATACTAAAGTCAAAGGCCACCGAGTGCGTAATTACGCGCCGGCGTCGCTATTTccaaacgcacacacaacaaATGCTGTCTCACCGACTCATTCAAATGTGTTAGTAAGTGTAAAGTGATTCATATAATTCATGTAGATTCTCAGTTCCAATTTTAGACAAATGAGCTCTTTCACAATTTGCCAACTTATTTCCCATAAAATAAGTACATTGCCAGTAATTAACAATAAACAACAACTATAAAATACTCTTCCACTAGAGGACAGAAGGTACAGGATAAACCAGTGTATTgactttttgtaacatttttgtttgaataTGTTGCGTACATGAAAATTGCACATTGGCATGAGCCTGTTACAAATTAAGCCGTGTGCAAATGATGGGTCACGCAAGCAAGAAACGTAAGAGTGCTGTAAAACTCAAACACCTCAAATCTACATTTAATGTCAAACGACATGCACAAAAATATACAAGAGAGTTAGTTGCAATCCGTTGCATTTTCACAACATGTTTCTGTTTTGGCTAAATGATCATAAGCAGCCAATCAGATTGCTCTAAATTAATCACTTACACAGCTGACAGCCACTAGGGGAGATATTTACATGGTGTCCTTGTATCACGTTTTTCTAAACTGAAAAACAGACTTAAGTCTAAAATATTTGTAGTTTTTAGAAAATAGAACATTTTGAGAAGCTGTAGTATTAACTGGAGGTATCATCTCAATTGCTTTCCTTTGTTGACTTTCAGCTCAGCATCAGCACCTTGCAGCATCCACATGCAATTTGTCCTTCATTTTGACTTTCCCAAGTCCTTTATCTCAGCTAAGGAAAAGAGGGATATGACATTATTCAGGCAAAAAGAAGGCG
The Syngnathus typhle isolate RoL2023-S1 ecotype Sweden linkage group LG15, RoL_Styp_1.0, whole genome shotgun sequence DNA segment above includes these coding regions:
- the cxxc5a gene encoding CXXC-type zinc finger protein 5 isoform X2; amino-acid sequence: MVPDGPWKNVDEGLVVEQAEGLSVVGWLISPSRSGGALTGGTERTKKRFPSLVPAPFPPSPPTQAAHTLRTMSSRLSQGGRTEDLERGSCKQDSPVIERRNRSGIISAPLNRSLKNSRTLSQYTAVSSATTNGHKDNRETKSHTAKPQAPPPPQPTVSALAAAKLDRTLEQVLEGQNGLLHFAQAAALLKRAGMEHMLLPGGMGVGVGGGDAGSGASDLEGTSVTDAVGGPVDFPYGVGGGFPFNPGLFIMTPAGVFLADSALHMAGLTEYPAQNELASAINSGKKKRKRCGMCPPCRRRINCEQCSSCRNRKTGHQICKFRKCEELKKKPSAALEVMLPTGAAFRWFQ
- the cxxc5a gene encoding CXXC-type zinc finger protein 5 isoform X3 is translated as MSSRLSQGGRTEDLERGSCKQDSPVIERRNRSGIISAPLNRSLKNSRTLSQYTAVSSATTNGHKDNRETKSHTAKPQAPPPPQPTVSALAAAKLDRTLEQVLEGQNGLLHFAQAAALLKRAGMEHMLLPGGMGVGVGGGDAGSGASDLEGTSVTDAVGGPVDFPYGVGGGFPFNPGLFIMTPAGVFLADSALHMAGLTEYPAQNELASAINSGKKKRKRCGMCPPCRRRINCEQCSSCRNRKTGHQICKFRKCEELKKKPSAALEKVMLPTGAAFRWFQ
- the cxxc5a gene encoding CXXC-type zinc finger protein 5 isoform X1 — its product is MVPDGPWKNVDEGLVVEQAEGLSVVGWLISPSRSGGALTGGTERTKKRFPSLVPAPFPPSPPTQAAHTLRTMSSRLSQGGRTEDLERGSCKQDSPVIERRNRSGIISAPLNRSLKNSRTLSQYTAVSSATTNGHKDNRETKSHTAKPQAPPPPQPTVSALAAAKLDRTLEQVLEGQNGLLHFAQAAALLKRAGMEHMLLPGGMGVGVGGGDAGSGASDLEGTSVTDAVGGPVDFPYGVGGGFPFNPGLFIMTPAGVFLADSALHMAGLTEYPAQNELASAINSGKKKRKRCGMCPPCRRRINCEQCSSCRNRKTGHQICKFRKCEELKKKPSAALEKVMLPTGAAFRWFQ